The Hymenobacter oligotrophus genome has a window encoding:
- a CDS encoding c-type cytochrome — protein MTHFVKYGVQASAILFASVLVSACNDANDPGLEYAPQMYESIPYEPLKQYDANTVNPTGINMRTPAIATVPRGKLDYFNHIGKDSVGIAERTLRNPLAYSRQNLEEGKVLYTRVCQHCHGEQGNGDGPVGVKFKGVPNYSAGAYATMNDAHIYHVIQWGKGRMMPHGSIVNPEERWKIAMYVRVLQKGKGPDGMSELVQDELTPTQKTNPENQEPYGQAQAGKGSETPGQGGTEARNGTAE, from the coding sequence TGTTCGCTTCGGTGCTAGTATCTGCTTGCAACGATGCCAACGATCCTGGCTTGGAGTATGCGCCTCAGATGTACGAATCTATTCCGTACGAGCCGCTGAAACAGTACGATGCCAACACGGTTAATCCGACTGGCATCAACATGCGGACTCCAGCCATTGCTACCGTTCCGCGTGGAAAGCTGGACTACTTCAACCACATCGGAAAGGATAGTGTAGGCATTGCAGAGCGCACGTTGCGCAACCCGCTTGCTTACAGCCGTCAGAATTTAGAAGAAGGCAAGGTTCTTTACACGCGCGTTTGCCAGCATTGCCATGGCGAACAAGGCAATGGCGATGGGCCAGTTGGTGTGAAGTTCAAAGGTGTGCCGAACTACTCGGCAGGTGCTTACGCAACCATGAATGACGCCCATATCTACCACGTAATTCAGTGGGGTAAAGGGCGCATGATGCCGCACGGTTCAATCGTAAATCCGGAGGAACGCTGGAAGATTGCGATGTACGTGCGCGTACTCCAGAAAGGAAAAGGTCCTGATGGCATGAGCGAGTTGGTACAAGACGAACTCACTCCTACCCAAAAAACCAACCCCGAAAACCAGGAGCCTTACGGGCAAGCACAAGCTGGCAAAGGTTCGGAAACCCCGGGCCAAGGTGGCACGGAAGCTCGTAACGGCACGGCAGAGTAA